In Escherichia ruysiae, a genomic segment contains:
- the ypfM gene encoding protein YpfM, giving the protein MIERELGNWKDFIEVMLRK; this is encoded by the coding sequence ATGATTGAACGTGAACTGGGGAACTGGAAAGACTTTATCGAAGTTATGCTTCGCAAGTAA
- a CDS encoding ArsC family reductase, producing the protein MVTLYGIKNCDTIKKARRWLEANNIDYRFHDYRVDGLDSELLNGFINELGWEALLNTRGTTWRKLDETTRNKITDAASAAALMTEMPAIIKRPLLCTPEKPMLLGFSESSYQQFFHEV; encoded by the coding sequence ATGGTTACACTTTACGGCATTAAAAATTGTGACACCATTAAAAAGGCTCGCCGTTGGCTGGAAGCCAATAACATCGACTATCGTTTTCATGATTATCGCGTTGATGGGCTGGACAGCGAATTATTGAACGGTTTTATCAACGAATTAGGCTGGGAAGCGTTACTCAACACCCGTGGTACTACCTGGCGTAAACTGGACGAAACCACGCGCAATAAAATCACCGATGCGGCTTCTGCGGCGGCATTAATGACTGAAATGCCTGCAATTATCAAACGCCCATTGCTCTGCACGCCAGAGAAGCCTATGCTGCTGGGTTTCAGTGAATCCAGTTATCAGCAATTTTTCCATGAGGTGTAG